The DNA sequence AGCGTCACGATATTCCTGGAGCAGTTAAACGTGCTGACGAAACTGCTCGGTTTGATTCAATCGACGTCGATCGGCTTGCTCTTTACGATGCTCACTTTGGCACTCTTGCAACCGCTCCACAGCACTACAAAACCTATGTTTGCCAGGTGCGCCAAGAGTATGCGCACGTTTCAGATCGAGATTGGTTAATCGCTCGACGAAGCATTGTTGAGCATTTGCTTGCTCGTAAACGTATTTTTTTGACTCCGTTAGCTAGTGAGTGGGAGCATGTTGCTCGCCAAAATTTAACTGCCGAATTTGAGCGTATCGAGGCGAGTTTTCAGTCTATCGGCGTGCAAGATTCGGTAGAACAAAACCCTGCCCCTGCCGGTGCGCGGGATGTTCCTAGCGATGATATGGATCCTGCCGCACAGCTTTTCCAGACGGCAGAGCAGGAGCGGATATTGGGTGAGCCGGGCGAGGTTGCGGAGGAAAACACCAGCCTACTTGCGGACGACGACGTCGCCGATCTTATCCAACCACATATTCCGGTGGTCAAGCGTTCGTCGCTAGAAGAACTGGATGAGGCGTTTGCTCCAGGTGCACCCCCTCGGATTCTTGATCATTCGCAAACCGAAGCTGCGCGCCGCGAACAGATAGCACAAGAAACTTTAGAAAATATTGAGCGTAAGCAAAATGAGGCACGCCAGGAACGTGAAGGGCGCGAGTAAATAATCACCTGTGGTGACGAGGTAATGAAAACAGCATCACGAAAGCCGGAAGAACTGTTGCGCTGATGGCACTCAAATATACTGCCACGCCATGGCCAGGTATAAGAAGCCCGGCAAAAAATGTTGAAAGTGCCGAGGCACCATAAAAAGACAAAGTTTCTACTGAATCGACCCGAGCTAAATGCCGATCATCTGTCACATACTGGCTCAGTGTTCCACTATAAATAAACAGGCCAACCCAGCAAAAATCGAGCGCGAATAGCCCGAAACTGAGGAAAAATAGGTTGTGTACAAAAGCAAAGGCCGCCAAGATAATACCGACACCTACAAGGGACAGCGACATCACCACTTTGTAACGCCCGATAGGGACGAAGATCTCTAAGGTCAAAGATGCAATGATTCCACCCACGCCTGACGAGGCGAGTATGAACCCTACTAGCCACACCGGCAGATCGAGATCAGATTTCAGATGAACAACCACACCATAGATGTAGCCTGCAGTGGTGGCACCTAAAGCAAACTGGACTAACTGCGCTGCGATAAGGGTTCGACTGTGGGCAATATATGCCATACCTTCGTAAATATCGGGCAAGATCCGGCGAAATATTTCGCTTTTAGTCGAGCTGGTATCAGATAATGTCACTGTAGGGCGCGGTGGCAATGCCCGATAAATAATGGCATTCATACCGGACATAACGGCTGGGACAAAAAGCGCTAACGGACCACCGAGTAGCCCCACTATTCCGCCAGCAACTGATGGGCCACCAATAGCAGCAACACCTTCAACGGTTTCCACCCGTGAGTGATAGTGAAGAAGCGCATCGCGTCCTAGCAGTTGCGGAATATAGCCGGCACTTGCTGCCACCCCAAACTGCGACGCAGCCCCGCGGATCGCACCGATCGCAATAAAAACTACTGGCTGAGCAAAACCCACGTAGAGAAATATTCCCAAGATAGCTAGGCAGATCGCTTCAATAGTATAACCACCAATAATAATTGGTCTGCGCGGTAGCCGGTCTGCAATTGCAGCCAATGGCATTGTCAACACTAATTGAGTGGTTAATGTAGACGCCGCCAACGCGGCAGCTAACGCAATCGATCCAGTGGCATATAAGAAGGCAAGCGGGAGAGCGACTTGCGCTACTGCGTCTCCAATAAGGTTAATGAGTGTTGTCGAATATAGCCGGCGATAAACGCCTTTCGCCACACCACTCATCGCATTCTCCATAACCGCTCAACATTAACAGCACGCATTCATTAAGGTAGAGACACATCCAGCTAATAGTATACTTTACGTAAAGTTATCTTGCAGAAATGTTCATTTCAATTTATTTCAATTTTACCAAAACCACACTAACCATACTATACGGAAGTTAACATGTTTAATAGAATTATCAGTAGTTTAGCTACCGCTACTCTTGCCCTCTTTCCCGCCGGGTTACCGACCGACCTAGCAGGAGGATTGGACGGTCACAACTATTCTGGTTACACGATCTCGGCTTTCGGGCCACGGCCTAATGATTGCCGAGCTTTAACAGGACCTGATTTCAGTGGCACTATCCCCAATGGGCCCAATTGGACAGGAGTAACAGTTTGTAAACCCTGCGCGAACATCCATGGCGTTTATGTATGTATAAACAAAGTTGATCCAGGCACGATGCCGCTTGGTCGTAAAGAACTGAGCTAAACAATAACGTGTTATTTTCACTTGTAGTAGGAGGGGGAGTTGTGGTTACTTGTCAACGGTTATCGTCTCGTGATGTGTTGTTTGGTTGCGTGGTCTTTAGCGGACTAGCATCTTTTGCACTCATGCATGTCCATGGATTTCAGCAACTAGGATTTACCTCAACTGCTGGATTCATCGGTGATGTTTTCAGCTTCACCCAACACCTCCCTCTACCCACGCAATGGACACTGAGCACCACTATAGGAGCGCTCACCGAAATAATCTGCGCCGCTATCGCATGGCCAATACTTAATCGACCAAGTTTATCGTTCACGCTACGTTTCACCCTTATTGTGGTTCTGACAGCAGTATTTCGCGGCATATTCTTCCCACCCTACTTCAACGTCTTATCAACCCTTCAATGGGCTGGGGTAGCAATCTTTTCCACCTACTACTACTGGAACTACCGTCAAGCATGGCCACTAGCATTAAGCCACGCACTATTTAACGCCATCACATTTAGACCAAACGACGTCTGGGCCGGAACATTCTTAGGAACACTAAAAACCACGGCTAACGACATCGTCCTGCCCGTCATCGTATGCTGCGCAATCACATGGCTCATCACGCGAACTCTCAACCACACCACCACAAGCACACCACCAGCACCAACCATAACCACAGCACCAAAAACTACGCTCTATGCACTATGCACAACGATGATTCTTGGGGCAGCAACCATAACCGTTGGCGGATTTATTGCCGGTCTCGTGAAACTATTTGGACAAAAAACATTTCCAATCTACATCCCCGGCGTCTATATAAATCTAGATGCAAACCTGTCGCTACGAATCTTGAGTGCACTAATCGTCGGCAGTCTACTCATAACAGCATGGTATACGCTCTCTCGGAATACGTTTCCTTCAGCCCAATCGCTCCCCACTCACCATGGTTCCTGGATAATTTTTGGAATATTCTTCACTCTGTTTTTCGTGCAAGGAAACGCTTTTTCCACCTATTTCAGATCCTGGGGAGTGGCGGCCGGAACTGACTTTCACCATTGGTTTACCGATCTCGATAAACATGACATAAATATTCCACTACCCTCTCCTTCAATATGGGTTATTTTCCGTTTCATGCTCAATGGTGGCATGGAAGAACTTGCCTATGCGCTAATTTTATTAACCTTAATCTATATTTTCCGTATGCCATCACGCTTATCAATAACAGTAGTACTCATCTTCCGGGTGATCCTACACCTGTACTACGGAACTCTTGCCGTAGCATTATGGCAGATTCCATTAGGAGTTTTTGCCGGCATATATGTATTACGCCAAGGCCGTATCCTACCGCTGATCATCGCTCACGGACTCTACGACGCAATTCTTGCCACCCAAGAATACCTTGTTCATACCGGCGTTTTCGGTCACCTTCGCTACGATGACATTGATCGAATATGGACTCCCGTTACTGGATTAGCCGGCATCATCATCCTCACCCTTACCTACGCCTACTACACTCATAAGAGACCCGAAGAAACTACCGAAAGCATCACAATCACACGCATTTAACTACCGTAAGCTCATACCCCGGGCGTGTAAAAAGGAACGAATCCCAAGATTTCTCTTGGGATTCGTTCCTTTTTACTTGGCCAATAACTGGCAACAAGAACTAAGTAGTTACTCTTAGTACATGCCGCCCATGTCGTCAGCACCTGGTGCTGGAGCAGCTGGTGGTTCTGGCTTATCTGCCACAACTGCTTCGGTGGTGAGGAATAGACCAGCGATAGATGCTGCGTTCTGGAGCGCAGAACGGGTAACCTTCACTGGATCATTCACGCCAGCAGCAAGCAGATCCTCGTATTCACCGGTTGTAGCGTTCAGGCCGTGACCAACTGGGAGTGAGCGAACCTTTTCAGCAACAACTCCACCTTCAAGACCAGCGTTAACTGCGATCTGCTTGAGTGGTGCTGCCACCGAAACGCGAACGATGTTTGCACCAGTTGCTTCGTCACCTTCAAGATCGAGATCGGCAAGTGCCTGGTCAGCTGCGTGGATAAGTGCAACGCCACCACCGGAGACGATGCCTTCTTCAACAGCAGCCTTTGCATTGCGGACAGCGTCCTCAATGCGGTGCTTGCGTTCCTTGAGCTCAACTTCAGTTGCTGCACCGGACTTGATAACAGCAACGCCACCGGCGAGCTTTGCGAGACGCTCTTGGAGCTTCTCACGATCGTAATCCGAGGTGGAGTTCTCGATCTGGGTCTTGATGGTCGATACGCGAGCAGCGATGTCTTCCGCGGTTCCAGCACCTTCAACAATGGTGGTGGAATCCTTGGTAAGCACGACCTTGCGGGCGCGACCAAGAAGCTCAATATCAGCGTTCTCTAGCTTGAGGCCAACAGTTTCCGAAATGACCTGACCACCGGTGAGGATAGCCATATCCTGGAGCATTTCCTTACGGCGATCGCCGAATCCTGGAGCCTTAACAGCTGCGGACTTGAAGGTGCCACGGATCTTATTGACGACGAGGGTTGCGAGCGCTTCGCCTTCAATATCTTCCGCAATAATCACCAGTGGCTTGCCGGTCTGCATAACCTTTTCGAGAACTGGGAGCATGTCCTTGACGTTGGAAATCTTGGATTCAACCAAAAGAACGTAGGCATCTTCGAGGACTGCTTCTTGGCGATCAACATCGGTAACGAAGTATGGCGAGAGGTAGCCCTTGTCGAAAGACATACCTTCGGTTAGCTCAAGCTCGGTACCGAAAGTGTTGGACTCTTCAACGGTCACAACGCCTTCCTTGCCAACCTTATCGAGTGCTTCGGCAATGAGTTCACCGATTTCCTTATCACCAGCAGAAATAGCGGCAGTAGCAGCGATTTCTTCCTTGGTTTCTACTTCCTTAGCATTTGCAAGTAGTTGCTCAACGATCTTGGCAACAGCCTTGTCAATACCCTTACGCAGAGCGATTGGGTTTGCACCAGCAGCAACGTTACGCAGGCCTTCCTTCACGAGAGCCTGAGCGAGAACAGTAGCTGTCGTGGTACCGTCACCGGCGACATCATCAGTCTTCTTGGCGACTTCCTTAACGAGTTCAGCACCGATCTTCTCGAATGGATCTTCAAGATCGATTTCCTTAGCAATGGATACACCGTCGTTAGTGATCGTAGGTGCTCCCCACTTTTTGTCGAGAACAACGTTACGGCCTTTTGGACCAAGAGTTACTTTCACGGTGTTGGCAAGCGCATCAAGACCGCGCTCCATACCACGACGTGCTTCTTCATTGTAAGCAATGATTTTTACCATCGTATTTTCCCTCCCATTAGGGTGGTTGCGACTAGTGCCCGCGACGGCCGACACCACATTCATGCGTTCTGTTTCGCACGAGCATGACGCCTCACTAGTCAAAGTGACTATAACTCTCTAACCGAGAGTGATAGTATTGATTTTGGCACTCTCAGCCAGAGAGTGCAAGATGACAGAGTTAACTATGACTGACTTTCATCTAGCAGAGAAAAGTTGAGTGGGCTTGACGCAAGTTTGGTCGGCCCACTCAAAAGAAACAGCATAGATTATCAGCGCATAACAACCACGATCTGTGAACTCATCGAAATATCAGCGCCATCTTTAACTTCACCGCCACCGATCTTTTGGGCGATGTCTTCAGCCTCGTCTTTAAACTCCTCAGAGCTGTAATAAACCGTGGTATCTACCGGCACTCCACCACCGGTATAATCCCCACCCGTGACGTCGGAATAGCCCTCGCCTTGAAGTAGCTCAGCAATCTGATTAGCTAACCCCTGCTCGCCACGTCCATTGAGGACACGCACACTAATGCTCATATCTAACTGTGGCTTCACTGGTTCTACCGCAGGAGCTTCCGCTGCTGGCTCCGCTGCTGCTGGTTCACCAGACTCTTGAGGCTTTTCCTCTTGTGCCTGCTCTTCAACAGCTGTTTGCGATGCTGACGATTGTGTATGGGGGCGCGATTCGCCAGCCATCCACAAGCCAATACCCCAACCAAGTAGCGGACCAATAACAAGAACAGCTACCAGCGCAATCAGCCACGGATTACCACGCTTTGGTTGCCGGTGTGCGCCTAGCGACTGGCGTTCTTTAGCCAGCCGATCAAATTCGTCTTCTACATATTCATTCACGAAGTTAAGCCTACCTAAACTTTCTCACCAATAGCTGCTTGCCACTCTATGACACGGTTCGCTCTTGCTGACGGGCATCACGCAACCGCCGTAGCCGATCAACTAGTTGCGGCCGGGCTCGCCATACCCGTTCATCATCAAGCATATGCGACAACAGAATGTAGTATCGCATTGGCGCGATTCCTAATTCTTGACTAATCGCACGCTCTTTCGTGCGCGCTATCGTCCACCACGATTCTTCAATCGCCAAAATCTGTTTTTCCATGTCAGTTAGGTCGATTGATTGGGCATCTTTCTGACCACTCATACTTTCAGTGTACGCAATCTTGCACACATTGGCCGTATCATAAAGCCATGAGCGATCTAGATAAAGTTATGCACCCAACATGGGCACAAGCCATGGAACCGCTAGCTCCCCAGATTCACGCGATGGGTGATTTTCTTCGTGAAGAAAACGCACAACGGCGTGGATACCTACCAGCCGGAGCACATGTTTTGCGAGCATTCACCCAGCCACTTCCCCAGGTGCGAGTTCTCATCGTCGGTCAAGATCCATACCCCACTCCAGGTCATCCAGTAGGCCTTTCTTTTTCCGTTGACCGGCAGGTACGCCCGCTACCACGTTCGTTAGTCAATATTTACCGCGAACTACACGATGACCTTGGCATCGAGCCACCCGATCATGGCGACTTAACATCATGGACACAAAACGGCATTATGCTCTTAAATCGAGTTCTAACCGTAACCCCTACCAAACCCGGATCCCACGCTAATCGCGGATGGGAAGAAATCACCGATCATGCCATTCGAGCATTAGCTCACCGCCAGCAACCGTTAGTAGCAATTCTGTGGGGCAAACAAGCTCAATCCTTAGCACGACTCATGCCCAACACGCCAACAATCACGAGCCCACATCCTTCCCCACTATCTGCACACCGCGGGTTTTTTGGCTCCCGCCCATTCTCGCGAGCAAATGATCTTCTCCAAGAGCAAGGAGCCGCCCCAGTTGATTGGACACTCCGCTAATCCAGCTATCTACTCAATCAACTTATCTAACACTCGATAACGACGCTTTTCCCGATAGGCCGACCCTATTCCGATCGCAACCATCACCCCAGCAACAGAGCCCAAAAGATATATTTCTGCGCCCGTCTTAGCAAGTTCCACATCCGGCATGTGCTGAGCTGTCACCTGGATATCTTCGGCCGAATTATCTGACACATCTGCCGGTAGTGGTTGATGCGGCTCAGCCTCACCAGGTTCAACTATGCACAGTGGCGATTCCTTACCCACAATCTGCCCGGTTTGGGTATCACGAACCACATTCCCTTGAGCGTCCCGGCACATATCGCCAGCTGAACGCCACCTCAACGCAACATCTTGCGAAGATTTCTGCACTAACTGCTGAACCAACACCAGTGTTTGACCGTGAGCACTCGGTGAAATAACGGGCGTAACAAGCGATCCGTGATACGCCGAGCTTTCCACATATGCAGTGAGCGTAACCTCACCAGCCGTATCAGTATCACGAATATCCACATACAGTGGCCTATCAATGGCAACATGTTCCGGATCAATTGCCTCACCAGAATCTGCCACCAAAGAATAACCTTCTGGGACATCAACCTTCACTGTGGATACTGCCGAATGAAAAGTAATCGGCCCAAGAAGCCCACCAGCAAAGCTCATTTCTTGCGGAGCATCAATACTAACCTCAGCTCCCAACACATGCTCATCTAGCCCGGTATTCTTCTCCGAAAGCAAATAGTGATATAGAGCCAGTATTGCCTGAGTATCCTCATCACGGTTATGGATGGCAAAGTCCATAAAATCCGGACTTACTCCATCGGTCAGATGCCAGATAGCCGCTTGGGTTGCATTTATTGCCTGATCGGCGGACAACTGCGATATACCTGCCTGTTGGGCAACATCTACCAACTCACGTGCCGGATATGAGTGATGCACAATCCAAGCAACTTTTTGCTGTACATCGTGATCAGATTTAAATGCGTTCTCCCCCATAAACTCATCCCACGAACCCATTCGAATTTGGGCATTCCGATCAGATGGAACAGTGATTTCCAAACAGTAAGCGTGGTAAATATCTTGATCTACCGTTTGAACTGTGAATAATACGGGCCGAGCGCGCCACGTCTTCGTCGTCCACGAAGGGTGTGCGGAAGCGTCTTCTGCTGGCAGAAAACGCATATCCATCCCCACATACGCCTCATCCTGTGGCAAAATCTGCGCACCGGACTCCTCTGCATACGCTGGACTTATCCCAGCACCCCACACATGAAGCGCAAGCACGCTACACAGCACATATATGAATTTTTCCATCAGTCACTTCCAATATCCGATAATTAACTCTGACCTGATCAGAGTATCGAATATCAAAAATCACCAAACTAAACTATCCACAATCAAACATTATCCACAACGCGATTGAACGTCGTCGATCACATTTGCATCCGCACTACGCCGTAACTGCCTCACGCGCCTTCACAAATGCGCTAACTGCCGTCCGCACATCGTCTTGCGAATGAGCAGCCGAAAGCTGTACCCGGATCCGCGCCTGACCCAACGGAACTACCGGATAGGAAAATGCCGTAACATAAATCCCTAGTTCACTTAGTTTTGCCGCAATATCCCCAGCCAAACGTGCCCCATCTTCACCAGGGAACATCACGGCAATAATCGGATGCGAACCAGGCAACAACTCAAATCCAGCACTCGCCATCAATGACCGGAATAACTGCGCATTAGCCGCCACCTGCTCACGCAAATGATCGCCGTCGCGCGCAATATCCAGAGCTTTAAGCGAACCAGCAACAATCGCCGGAGCCACCGCATTCGAAAACAAATACGGCCGAGCCCGCTGCTTAAGCAACTCAATGAGCTCTACCGGGCCAGCAATATAACCACCAGAAGCACCACCCAGCGCCTTACCCAAAGTACCACTCAAAATATCTACCCGATCAGCAACCCCAAACCGTGACGGCGTACCCGAGCCATGCTCGCCAACAACACCAGTGGCATGCGAATCATCCACCATTACCATGGCATCGAATTCTTCTGCCAGATCACAAATCTCTGGCAACTTAGCAAAATACCCATCCATCGAGAAAACCCCGTCAGTCACAATCAAAATACGACCAACGCCCTGCGCCCGAGCAGCCGCCAGCTGCTCACGCAACTGCCCCATATCCGAATTCTTATAGCGGAACCGCTGAGCCTTACTCAACCGAACACCGTCGATAATCGATGCATGATTAAGCTCGTCCGAAACAACCGCATCGTCCTTACTCAACAAAACCTCGAAAATACCACCATTAGCATCAAACGCCGACGGGAACAGAATCGCATCTTCCATCCCCACATACTCAGCGATCTTACGCTCCAACCGCCGGTGAATATCTTGCGTTCCACAAATAAAACGGACAGAAGCAGTACCATAACCATACTCTTCCAACCCCGCCCGAGCAGCAGCAATAATCTCCGGATTATTAGCCAGCCCTAAATAATTATTGGCACAAAAATTTAACAATTCACCTTGCTGGGTACGAATATGAGCCGACTGCGGAGAAAGAATCTCCCGCTCATTCTTATACAAGCCACTAGCTTTAATATCATTAAGCGTCGCCGCTAATTCCTCACGAATACCAAACATCAGTCATTCCATTCCAAAATAATCTTACCTGCATGCCCACCACGCGCAGTCTCAAAAGCATCTTCCCAATCCTCTGGCGCAAACCGGTGGGTAATAACACTACGAATTTGCTCTCGGAAAGCAACCGAACCAGTCATTAAATAGGTCGCCCGATACCACGTATCAAACATCGCCCTACCGTACACGCCCTTAATCGTCAACATCCGCGCAATCAACGTATTCCAATCAATCGGATACGGTTGAGCTGGCAGGCCCAGCAACGCAATATGCGCACCATGCGTACACAGATCAATCATTTGCTCCATCGCCTTCGGAGCTCCCGATATTTCCAAACCTACATCGAAACCCTCAGCCATACCCAAAGACGCAAAACGATCACGCACATCCTCACGCATCGTATTTACCCCAACGACACCATCAATATTGCTGGCAAGAGCCAAACGCTCATCGTTAATATCTGTCAGCACAACATTTCGCGCCCCGGCATGCCGAGCGATAGCCGCACACATAATACCAATCGGTCCAGCTCCGGTAACAAGCACGTCTTCAGCGGTTAAAGGAAACTGGAAAGCGGTGTGAACTGCATTACCTAGCGGGTCAAATATCGCTCCGAGTTCCGCGTCGATTTGCTCTGGCTGAACCCAAACGTTTGCCGCTGGAACGACGACGTAATCGGCAAAAGCACCATCACAATCCACACCGATTGACACTGTTTGGGAACACATGTGCCGCCGCCCAGCACGGCAGTTACGACACCGCCCACAAACCACATGGCCCTCGACAGACACTCGCTGCCCCACATGGAATTGCCCTTCGCCGTCACCCTCGGGAACATTCGAACCCAATTCCACAATTTCGCCATAAAATTCATGGCCAATAATTTGTCCCGGCTTCACGTGTGCTGCCGCAAAATCATCCCATGACAAAATATGTAAGTCTGTGCCGCATAATCCGGCTCGCATTACTTTAATTTTTACTTCTCCACAGCCGGCAGTAGGCTCGGGAACTTCACGTAATGCGAGTCCTGGCCCTGCTGTTGGCTTCATAAGTGCGCGCATAGATTTTCCTTGAAACGTTCGCGAAGGGTTCTTTCACTCACTACGATAGCCTGTTATGTTGTCTAATAACACCTTCGGCTCTAGAATCGCTTAGGTGAATCGTCTCCGAAAGATGCGACCCACATATATTGTCATTTGCGCTTTCCTTATGACAATCATGATGGGCACCTTCCTGCTGATGCTCCCGATCTCGGTAACCGGGCAGCCTCCCTGGCCATACCCGCTATCAACTCCCCCGCATGAGTATGGCCCACAGTTCAATGGGGGTGCACCATTTTCAGTTGCCTTTTTTACTGCTACGTCAGCTACCGCAGTTACCGGTCTCATCGTTGTTGATACCGCAACATATTATTCTGACTTTGGCCAAGCTGTGATTGCTATTTTGATGCAACTCGGTGGCATGGGAACAATGACGATCGTTACTTTGGTAGCAATGGTTATTGCACGACGGTTGAACATGCGTACCCGAGAAGTTGCTACGGCTACGGTCAGTGGCGTTGGACCAGGTCATGTACGCCGAGTTGTAGTAGGTATTGTCGCATTGACCGCAGTAGTTGAAAGCGTGATTGCGACCATGTTGTTATGCCGATTCCTTTTCTTAGGACATCCCTTCGAATCGGCTATTGGTGAAGCGTGGTTCCATTCTATTTCAGCCTTCAACAATGCCGGTTTCTCGCTTTACACCGATTCATTAATGGGATTCGCAACCGACCCGTGGATTATTTTGCCAATTTCAGCAGGTATCATTATTGGCGGTTTAGGCTATCCGGCACTTTTGGCATTTTACAGTTCCGGATTGCGTTGGTGGCGCTGGCCGATGACGACTCGTCTTGTTGTTATTGGCACGCTGAGTTTATTGCTATCGAACTGGCTTTTCTTCACGTTAGCTGAGTGGCAAAATCCGAATACGCTAGGCTCACAGGAGCCAGCAGGAAAAGTTTTGATGGCATTTTTTGCTTCTGTTACACCTCGTACTGCCGGGTTTAATTCTATCGACGTCGGGTCAATGACAGACATTTCTCGTGTCTTAACTGATTTGCTTATGTTTATTGGTGGTGGTCCTGGTGGCACTGCTGGTGGCGTGAAGATTACGACGGCGTTCGTGATCGGTTTCGTTGTGTGGTCTGAGATGCGTGGCGGCCGCGCAGTTAATGTGTTGGGGTTACGTTTACCGCGTTCTGCCCAACGCCAGGCATTAACGGTAATGTCACTATCGTCGCTTGCAGTGATGACGGGAACAATGTTGTTAATGATTCAAACAACGGCGAATCTGGATCAAGCACTATTTGAAGCTGTTTCTGCCTTCTCAACCGTCGGATTATCAACTGGTATTACGCCAACTCTGCCGGAATCGAGTCAGTTGGTATTGATTGTCTTAATGATTATTGGGCGTCTCGGTCCGCTTACCGTTGCTACTGCGTTAGCATTGCGTACAACGCCACTAACATATGAGCTTCCTAAAGATCGGCCGTTAATCGGCTAAAGAAAGGATGTGTGGTATGCGATTGCGCCACTCTGTTCAAAAACATGATGTTGCCGTAGTTGGGTTAGGCCGTTTTGGTTCGGCGTTAGCCTTAGAACTGGTGTATGCCGGTTACAGTGTTTTAGGAATCGATAAATCACCGGCAGTTGTCCAAAGCCTCGCTAATAAGCTTCCTCATGTTGTTGCCACTGATCCCACTAATCCCGATACCTTAGAAGACCTAGGAATTCCAGATTTTTCTCGAGTTGTGGTAGCAATTGGCAATGATCTTGCTTCATCTATTTTGGTAACGTCAGCACTGCTGAAAATGAATGGACCAGAAGTGTGGGCTAAAGCCTCAACACCGCAACAGGGTCAGATTCTTGAGCAAATGGGCGTTAACCATATTTTCTATCCAGAAACTGATATGGGCCGGCGGGCGGCACATATTGTGGCGCAATCGTTTAATGATTACGTCGAGTTAGGTTATGGTTATGCTCTTGTCTCAACAACCGTCAATGAGGCCATGACTGGGATGCAGCTTTCAGAGCTAGGATTACGCCGTTCTAAGGGCATTTCCATTATTGCGGTTAAAGGACCTAACGATCATTGGGTTAATGCTT is a window from the Arcanobacterium buesumense genome containing:
- a CDS encoding uracil-DNA glycosylase encodes the protein MSDLDKVMHPTWAQAMEPLAPQIHAMGDFLREENAQRRGYLPAGAHVLRAFTQPLPQVRVLIVGQDPYPTPGHPVGLSFSVDRQVRPLPRSLVNIYRELHDDLGIEPPDHGDLTSWTQNGIMLLNRVLTVTPTKPGSHANRGWEEITDHAIRALAHRQQPLVAILWGKQAQSLARLMPNTPTITSPHPSPLSAHRGFFGSRPFSRANDLLQEQGAAPVDWTLR
- a CDS encoding thioester domain-containing protein, which encodes MEKFIYVLCSVLALHVWGAGISPAYAEESGAQILPQDEAYVGMDMRFLPAEDASAHPSWTTKTWRARPVLFTVQTVDQDIYHAYCLEITVPSDRNAQIRMGSWDEFMGENAFKSDHDVQQKVAWIVHHSYPARELVDVAQQAGISQLSADQAINATQAAIWHLTDGVSPDFMDFAIHNRDEDTQAILALYHYLLSEKNTGLDEHVLGAEVSIDAPQEMSFAGGLLGPITFHSAVSTVKVDVPEGYSLVADSGEAIDPEHVAIDRPLYVDIRDTDTAGEVTLTAYVESSAYHGSLVTPVISPSAHGQTLVLVQQLVQKSSQDVALRWRSAGDMCRDAQGNVVRDTQTGQIVGKESPLCIVEPGEAEPHQPLPADVSDNSAEDIQVTAQHMPDVELAKTGAEIYLLGSVAGVMVAIGIGSAYREKRRYRVLDKLIE
- a CDS encoding glycine C-acetyltransferase codes for the protein MFGIREELAATLNDIKASGLYKNEREILSPQSAHIRTQQGELLNFCANNYLGLANNPEIIAAARAGLEEYGYGTASVRFICGTQDIHRRLERKIAEYVGMEDAILFPSAFDANGGIFEVLLSKDDAVVSDELNHASIIDGVRLSKAQRFRYKNSDMGQLREQLAAARAQGVGRILIVTDGVFSMDGYFAKLPEICDLAEEFDAMVMVDDSHATGVVGEHGSGTPSRFGVADRVDILSGTLGKALGGASGGYIAGPVELIELLKQRARPYLFSNAVAPAIVAGSLKALDIARDGDHLREQVAANAQLFRSLMASAGFELLPGSHPIIAVMFPGEDGARLAGDIAAKLSELGIYVTAFSYPVVPLGQARIRVQLSAAHSQDDVRTAVSAFVKAREAVTA
- the tdh gene encoding L-threonine 3-dehydrogenase, which produces MRALMKPTAGPGLALREVPEPTAGCGEVKIKVMRAGLCGTDLHILSWDDFAAAHVKPGQIIGHEFYGEIVELGSNVPEGDGEGQFHVGQRVSVEGHVVCGRCRNCRAGRRHMCSQTVSIGVDCDGAFADYVVVPAANVWVQPEQIDAELGAIFDPLGNAVHTAFQFPLTAEDVLVTGAGPIGIMCAAIARHAGARNVVLTDINDERLALASNIDGVVGVNTMREDVRDRFASLGMAEGFDVGLEISGAPKAMEQMIDLCTHGAHIALLGLPAQPYPIDWNTLIARMLTIKGVYGRAMFDTWYRATYLMTGSVAFREQIRSVITHRFAPEDWEDAFETARGGHAGKIILEWND
- a CDS encoding TrkH family potassium uptake protein; its protein translation is MRPTYIVICAFLMTIMMGTFLLMLPISVTGQPPWPYPLSTPPHEYGPQFNGGAPFSVAFFTATSATAVTGLIVVDTATYYSDFGQAVIAILMQLGGMGTMTIVTLVAMVIARRLNMRTREVATATVSGVGPGHVRRVVVGIVALTAVVESVIATMLLCRFLFLGHPFESAIGEAWFHSISAFNNAGFSLYTDSLMGFATDPWIILPISAGIIIGGLGYPALLAFYSSGLRWWRWPMTTRLVVIGTLSLLLSNWLFFTLAEWQNPNTLGSQEPAGKVLMAFFASVTPRTAGFNSIDVGSMTDISRVLTDLLMFIGGGPGGTAGGVKITTAFVIGFVVWSEMRGGRAVNVLGLRLPRSAQRQALTVMSLSSLAVMTGTMLLMIQTTANLDQALFEAVSAFSTVGLSTGITPTLPESSQLVLIVLMIIGRLGPLTVATALALRTTPLTYELPKDRPLIG
- a CDS encoding potassium channel family protein, with product MRLRHSVQKHDVAVVGLGRFGSALALELVYAGYSVLGIDKSPAVVQSLANKLPHVVATDPTNPDTLEDLGIPDFSRVVVAIGNDLASSILVTSALLKMNGPEVWAKASTPQQGQILEQMGVNHIFYPETDMGRRAAHIVAQSFNDYVELGYGYALVSTTVNEAMTGMQLSELGLRRSKGISIIAVKGPNDHWVNAYAETILAPGDEILAVGPTKTIGFIVAD